The Raphanus sativus cultivar WK10039 chromosome 2, ASM80110v3, whole genome shotgun sequence DNA segment GAAAGTGATTAGGTCAAGTATTCATAACCTGCTTAGCTGCTTAATATGCTTCTCTGCTTGGGTTTCATTTTATTGTCACTTTCCATACTTGTTGTTTAGTTTCAAATTTATGCATTTTAAAACTTGAAAAACTTGATATAAtacttaacattttaccaaaataatTCTTCATAAGCTCAACATATTAGAGATCgttacttttcttttaattaattaattattattatcttcctcctcagttttctttttcttaaagcAAGATCATGATTGGTGTATAGCTGATTgtgtttagtttattttgatcTATTGATCCTTGATGATATTTCTTGTTTCCATATATAAAACCAATGCTTTTCGAAACCTCTAATTGGGATtagacttttttttgtcaatattgGAAGTAGAATCACTAGAccataatatatactatttagGTGAAATCTCATTGAATACACAACTGCTAGTCTAGTGAATGAGTGTGTCTTGTACATTTCAGTAACATGGAGATAGAGAAGGTAGAAGACTCAGCAGCATTGGGTGACTCTGGAGGAGACTTCGACTGCAACATATGTTTGGATCAAGTACGTGACCCGGTCGTGACACTATGTGGCCACTTGTTTTGTTGGCCCTGCATATACAAGTGGACTTATTCCACCAACAATACAAGAAGACGCGTCGATCAGTACGATAAGAAGGAGTCCCCAAAATGTCCGGTCTGCAAATCTGATGTCTCGGATGCTACGCTTGTACCTATCTACGGCCGGGGGCAGAAAATACCCCAGTCCGGNNNNNNNNNNNNNNNNNNNNNNNNNNNNNNNNNNNNNNNNNNNNNNNNNNNNNNNNNNNNNNNNNNNNNNNNNNNNNNNNNNNNNNNNNNNNNNNNNNNNGATTTACTTTTTTATGTCGCAAGTTAAATTTACTTTGATCAGTTCTTTTATGACTAATAATTTGATCAAATTTCTTGTTGATTGTGTTTAGATAAaaattttttttgctatttaGCGATTTTCATATAAGAGAATGttggatattttattttgataattatattatatttttattttcttacagaTTGTTTTcaatattgaatttatttagaAAACGTGCGATACATAAAACTCTGCCATTTCATAATCTATGAATCTTGTAATGATATCATGTATGGTAGTGGATTGTTGTTGCCAAAAAAAAGGTAGTGGATTGTATGTTAGTCAGTTAGTGTGATATAATGGTCAAACAGCTCGTGGAATCTTGCCCAGACCTCGGTTAGAGGGAGACAGAGTACATTTGgttaggcctgggcacggatcggatattcgggtttttgaaggtatttgtgatttgcttcgaatgttacggatatctgatttttcgatttgctttgcttcggaaaaatacggatattcggaaaaacggatatccggaaaataaatagatatttgcggatattcgcggatacttacggatctctcatttgttttgattaatacaaataatcttaaaaatttgatacaaatttgttttgtaaaatatattttttgcatgatataaaagataaaaattaaaaaaagcaatgaatcttcatattttgtaaatttttaaacttagttaaaattataataacacaaaacttaaaaaaaaattataattatcgtaaatattttctcttccttttatgtaatacttttatataagtaataatatgaatagaatctatcaaataatatattagaataataattatataattttatacatttaaaactttaaatataatcaaaatatacatgtatttatatattgacggatcggatcggatattcgcttcccaaaattttaatatttgtgatttgcttcgattttgacggatattgaattttagtatttgctttgcttcgaaagcttacggatattcggaattttcgaatcgaatagcaacggataacgaatcgaatcaaatttaacggataaaatgcccagccctactTGTAGCCATTTGAAAACCCAATAGCAAACTCCAAACTCATTAACATCACAATCATCAGGTAAGCATCGAACATTTTGATCAAACCCATTTCTCCAATCTTTAACTAAACCTCAAGTAAATTACTCTCTTGAACTGTGTGTTGCTCTTGGAGTGCTTGTATGTGTATTTATGGTGCAAGTAGAGAAATCATAGCCGTTGGGTGAAGCTTTTGGCTGCATCGAATTTGTAGATAATATGCAAAATTAATTAGAAGCGTTTCagtttttggtcattttttcaCACGTTTCGACATGCAGTGGACTTAACGGATATCTTCCTTTCACACTTTTTATTTACTTCCCCCTCAAAGCACAAAACCCATTTAAAAACTGGATCTTCTAATTTGTTAGTCGTTTAATTTAAAGCTGAAATCCATATTTGTTTAAGTTAATGTAACGTACTAaattctgaattaaaaaaataagtattaaattCTGCAGAATTATACGGGCCTTTTTAAATGGATCTCTTCTATATGTACAGCCCAACTAGCTGGACACTATTAGAACAAACATTGATTATTTTCTTGTAAGGGACACATTTTCCTCTCTCGATGGTGAAATGAAATTCCATTTCTAGTCATGTTTTTCTTTcagaaataaattttttttttttgaaagaaggGTTTGCAATTTAGTTCATGACCTTGGTGAGGTGTAGAAGATTTTTTGATGAATGCAGAGTATATACGAAATTTGTAACCGGATAGAAACTGTGTTCTGTATAAACTGTATAACATTACAATCTTAGTGCATATTCTTTCACCCACAACCCAATCTTCCtcacatttcttcttcttcttccgtttTCTTCACATTGCTGGAGCAGGAGCAATGGAAGGTCCTTCAGTAGACGGAGAAGCCTGAGGAGCCATGGCTGAGCATTCATAGTCATAGCAGTCTACAGGATGGTCAAGTACAGCATCACAATCTTTTTCGCTCCGTTGGTGCGGTTTATCAGGCAGACAATTATTGCTATCGTCAAAGACTATCCCTCTGGAAGTCAGGTTTCTGCAGATACCTTCTTCTTCAGAGAAATAGTTGTCAGAGACGGTTAGGTTCTGCAGGCTAGGCAGAACGCAGACTCCAAGAGGGACAGTTCCAGTGAACATGTTATGGTCCAGATTCAGCAGCTCAAGATGGCCTAGTCCAGCGAGACTGTAAGGCACAGGACCAACTAAACTATTGTAGCTCATGTCAAGGACTCGTAACTTGTAGAGATACCCTACTTCTGGGGGTAGACATCCAGACAAGCTTGAGTTGATTAGGAGAAGCTCTTCTAAAGTATCTGCGAAGTGAGATATGGTTGGAGGCAGACAACCGCTGAAGTCATTGTTGGCGAAGACAACAACAGAGGCGGTTGTTCCAGTAAAATCTTTGGGTATGAGGCTTGTTAATCTGTTGTTGTTCACGAAAATGGCGTCGAGGGGGTTGCTGAAGAGTTTCGGAGGTAAAGGACCTTCGAACTCATTGTAACGAAGGTCAAGGTACTTTAGGGAAGGGAGTGAGAGGACAACATCTGGAAAAGGGCCTACAAAGCGGTTGTTGCTGAGGTCTAGCTCATAGAGTAACGATAGTTGGGACAATGAACGAGGAAGGATGCCGCAGAAACGATTGCTGTTGAGATGGATGAGAGCGAGGTCGGAGAGAAGGCCAATGGGTTCAGGGAGGAAACCAGCGATGTCTCCGTGGTTGAGATCGATTCCAGCAACAACTAGAGTGTTTTTGTCGGAAGGGGATGGGGCACAGAAGACGCCAGTGTAGCTGCAGACAGAGGGACCGGTCCAGTCTCCT contains these protein-coding regions:
- the LOC108840419 gene encoding pollen-specific leucine-rich repeat extensin-like protein 3, which gives rise to MALLLTFHALTSLLLFHVSFVSTATHTSHYHTSHSSNHNQHLQQAYRALQAWKKVIYSDPKNLTGDWTGPSVCSYTGVFCAPSPSDKNTLVVAGIDLNHGDIAGFLPEPIGLLSDLALIHLNSNRFCGILPRSLSQLSLLYELDLSNNRFVGPFPDVVLSLPSLKYLDLRYNEFEGPLPPKLFSNPLDAIFVNNNRLTSLIPKDFTGTTASVVVFANNDFSGCLPPTISHFADTLEELLLINSSLSGCLPPEVGYLYKLRVLDMSYNSLVGPVPYSLAGLGHLELLNLDHNMFTGTVPLGVCVLPSLQNLTVSDNYFSEEEGICRNLTSRGIVFDDSNNCLPDKPHQRSEKDCDAVLDHPVDCYDYECSAMAPQASPSTEGPSIAPAPAM